The Mauremys reevesii isolate NIE-2019 linkage group 1, ASM1616193v1, whole genome shotgun sequence genome has a segment encoding these proteins:
- the ZBTB21 gene encoding zinc finger and BTB domain-containing protein 21, whose translation MEGLLHYINPAHAISLLSALNEERLKGQLCDVILIVGDQKFRAHKNVLAASSEYFQTLFTNKENESQSVFQLDFCEPDAFENVLNYIYSSSLFVEKSSLAAVQELGYSLGISFLTNIVSKSPQAPFPACPIKKILFQEDDESSSQKRSVIVCQSRNEAQVKNVSQTHDLSHSSKPSHSIAIKTNNRPQVTKPIDPLHSLSLSDRRWLKDSPVSYTKLHEPSGTVDDQSRSGLVKRNAVLPQKPLAEKETLCDEPGVSGQLLRGKAAEISLKRPRPPILSLHGSSESTFLLRETGKGNGQGEDRNLLYYSKLGLVVPSSGSGPENQSIDRSGPLVKSLLRRSLSMDSQVPIYSSSIDLKASHGSSLVTSDSQGKTFNVTSQKSSLKESSEKAVLDDKTQVIHPHRLRSFSASQSTDREVASPLTDVRIKTEPSSPLSEPSEIIRVTVGDASTSASKDFPFKTEDDNRDMSRLPAKRRFQADRRLPFKKLKVNEHGSPGSEDNFEESSSPTRLDADFPDSDVSKDEYTELEEVRPNKKFKCKHCLKIFRSTAGLHRHVNMYHNPEKPYACDICHKRFHTNFKVWTHCQTQHGIVKNPSPASSSHAVLDEKFQRKLIDIVREREIKKALIVKLRRGKQGFQGQSSSQAQQVIKRNLRSRSKGAYICTYCGKAYRFLSQFKQHIKMHPGEKPIGGNKASKQKEHIHIASPVENKEVYQCRLCNAKLSSLIEQGNHERLCRNATVCPYCSLRFSSPELKHEHESKCEYKKLTCLECMRTFKSSFSIWRHQVEVHNQNTMSPTENFSLPILDHNGEITNASRLHSQSESNKMNNFVTAKEDGVFSDSSEQINFDSEDSSCLPEDLSVSKQFKIHVKEEPADDIEDEVTETNREAKEVVSNKVTGLWPCEKCGKIFTVHKQLERHQELLCSVKPFICHVCNKAFRTNFRLWSHFQSHMSQAAEESVNKDLEICPPANSPSPPPLPPPPPLPKIQPLEPDSPTGLSESPTTTEKLFVPQESDTLFYHAPPLSAITFKRQYMCKLCHRTFKTAFSLWSHEQTHN comes from the coding sequence ATGGAGGGGCTCTTGCATTACATAAACCCAGCACATGCCATTTCTCTCTTAAGTGCTTTGAATGAGGAACGTCTAAAAGGACAGCTATGTGATGTTATTCTTATAGTGGGAGACCAAAAATTTAGAGCTCATAAAAATGTTCTGGCTGCCAGCAGTGAATACTTCCAGACTCTCTTCACAAATAAAGAGAATGAGTCTCAATCAGTGTTTCAGCTTGACTTCTGTGAACCAGATGCTTTTGAGAATGTATTAAACTACATTTACTCTTCGTCTTTGTTTGTTGAGAAAAGCAGTCTTGCGGCTGTTCAAGAATTGGGCTACAGCCTTGGAATTTCCTTTCTTACCAACATTGTTTCTAAGAGTCCTCAAGCTCCTTTTCCAGCATGtcccattaaaaaaatattgtttcaagAAGATGATGAAAGCAGTTCTCAGAAGAGAAGTGTCATTGTTTGTCAGAGCAGAAATGAAGCACAAGTTAAAAATGTCAGTCAAACACATGATTTAAGCCATAGCTCTAAGCCTTCACACTCCATTGCCATCAAAACAAACAATAGACCACAAGTAACAAAACCAATTGACCCACTTCACAGTTTATCATTAAGTGACAGGAGGTGGCTAAAAGACAGTCCTGTGAGCTACACCAAACTTCATGAACCTTCTGGAACTGTGGATGACCAAAGTAGAAGTGGCTTGGTAAAGAGGAATGCAGTATTGCCACAAAAGCCTTTAGCTGAGAAAGAAACTTTGTGTGATGAGCCAGGAGTGAGTGGTCAGCTTCTAAGAGGAAAAGCTGCAGAGATATCATTAAAAAGACCACGTCCTCCAATCTTATCTCTGCATGGTTCATCAGAATCTACATTTTTGTTGCGAGAGACGGGAAAAGGAAATGGTCAAGGAGAAGATAGGAATTTGCTATACTACTCAAAATTAGGACTAGTGGTTCCATCTAGTGGATCTGGTCCTGAAAACCAAAGTATTGACCGGAGTGGCCCACTTGTAAAAAGTCTCCTTCGAAGGTCATTGTCCATGGATAGTCAGGTTCCTATTTATTCATCTTCTATTGATTTAAAAGCTTCACATGGATCATCATTGGTGACTAGTGACTCACAGGGAAAAACATTTAATGTTACATCTCAAAAGTCATCCTTGAAAGAGTCTTCAGAAAAGGCTGTCCTAGATGACAAAACACAGGTTATACACCCACACCGCCTTAGGTCCTTTAGTGCCTCTCAGTCGACTGATAGGGAGGTAGCTTCTCCTCTAACTGATGTACGAATAAAAACTGAACCTAGCAGCCCACTTTCAGAGCCTTCTGAAATAATAAGAGTTACAGTAGGAGATGCTTCAACATCTGCCAGTAAAGACTTCCCTTTTAAAACTGAGGATGATAATAGGGATATGAGTAGACTTCCAGCAAAAAGGAGGTTTCAAGCAGATAGAAGGCTACCATTTAAAAAACTGAAAGTGAATGAGCATGGTTCTCCTGGGTCAGAGGATAATTTTGAGGAAAGTTCAAGTCCTACGCGTCTTGATGCTGACTTTCCAGATTCTGATGTCAGTAAAGATGAATACACTGAATTGGAAGAAGTGAGACCAAACAAAAAGTTTAAATGCAAGCACTGCCTTAAGATTTTCAGATCTACAGCAGGCCTTCACCGTCATGTTAATATGTATCATAATCCAGAGAAACCATATGCTTGTGATATATGTCACAAGAGATTTCATACGAACTTCAAAGTATGGACTCATTGCCAGACACAGCATGGAATTGTGAAGAACCCCTCACCTGCTTCCAGTTCACATGCTGTCTTGGATGAAAAATTCCAAAGAAAATTAATTGAtattgtgagagagagagagattaagaaAGCACTGATTGTTAAACTACGACGTGGCAAACAAGGTTTTCAGGGACAGTCCAGTTCACAAGCACAGCAAGTCATCAAAAGGAACTTAAGATCAAGATCCAAAGGAGCCTACATTTGTACCTACTGTGGGAAAGCTTATCGTTTTCTCTCCCAATTTAAACAGCACATAAAAATGCATCCAGGGGAAAAACCAATTGGAGGAAATAAGGCTTCTAAGCAAAAAGAGCACATTCATATTGCAAGTCCAGTTGAAAATAAAGAGGTCTATCAGTGCCGTCTTTGTAATGCTAAGCTCTCCTCTCTTATTGAACAGGGAAATCATGAGCGACTTTGTAGAAATGCAACAGTCTGTCCTTATTGCAGCCTTAGATTTTCTTCTCCAGAGCTGAAGCATGAACATGAAAGCAAGTGTGAATATAAAAAGCTCACATGTCTTGAGTGTATGCGCACTTTTAAATCCTCCTTTAGTATTTGGCGTCATCAAGTTGAAGTTCACAACCAAAATACCATGTCCCCAACAGAGAATTTTTCTCTACCTATTCTTGATCACAATGGTGAAATAACGAATGCTTCAAGATTGCATTCTCAATCAGAATCTAATaaaatgaacaattttgttaCTGCAAAGGAAGATGGAGTATTCAGTGATTCTTCAGAACAAATTAATTTTGATTCTGAAGATTCTTCATGCCTCCCTGAAGATCTAAGTGTTTCCAAACAGTTTAAAATTCACGTCAAAGAAGAGCCTGCAGACGATATAGAGGATGAGGTCACTGAAACCAACAGAGAAGCTAAGGAAGTAGTTTCTAATAAAGTCACTGGCTTGTGGCCCTGTGAAAAATGTGGAAAAATTTTTACTGTACACAAGCAGTTGGAGCGTCACCAGGAGCTTTTGTGCTCTGTAAAACCATTTATTTGTCATGTGTGCAACAAGGCCTTCCGGACCAACTTCCGTCTATGGAGCCACTTCCAGTCTCATATGTCACAGGCTGCAGAGGAGTCAGTGAATAAAGATCTTGAGATATGTCCACCAGCTAACTCCCCATCACCGCcacctctgcctccacccccacctctaCCCAAAATCCAGCCCTTAGAGCCTGATAGTCCGACAGGTTTGTCTGAGAGCCCAACTACTACTGAGAAATTATTTGTTCCACAAGAATCGGACACGCTCTTTTATCATGCCCCACCACTTTCAGCAATCACATTCAAAAGACAATATATGTGTAAACTTTGTCACAGGACATTCAAGACTGCATTTAGTCTTTGGAGCCATGAACAGACACACAATTAG